From the genome of Solidesulfovibrio carbinolicus, one region includes:
- a CDS encoding alkaline phosphatase family protein, producing MSQLRKRTVVLGLDGLPRTLAQSLAATGRLPNLARLLAIDAASIEAELPELSPVNWTSFLTAANPGRHGVYGFVGIDPASYRLGPVDASAIAAPTLMSRATEAGLVAKLVNIPCAAPVSPLRGAIIAGFPETDLARAVYPPELAQNLKLAGYRIEADTTKGAADFDTLARELRATLASRRAALEMLWAGGDFDLFMIVLTETDRLFHFFFPAVARPEHRLHGPALDLLADWDKLIGLVLDRYEALPGPKRFFALADHGFTELETEFDLNVWLAGKGLLRLEPGATGEYDARIVPHHTAAFALDPGRVYINIKERFARGVFHEHVAEKLAEDLRGELLAIVHDGRPLMEAVHLRGEIYAGPQVRRAPDVVCVPRAGVSLTAKFNRTELTGNFGRFGCHSPHDALWCDSEGSRPERTSDAGAVVAASLGLPEPKEFPWISPAN from the coding sequence ATGTCGCAGCTACGCAAACGCACGGTCGTCCTCGGTCTCGACGGGCTTCCCCGCACCCTGGCCCAAAGCCTGGCCGCCACCGGCCGGCTGCCCAACCTCGCCCGCCTGCTCGCCATCGACGCGGCAAGCATCGAGGCCGAACTGCCCGAACTCTCGCCCGTCAACTGGACGAGCTTTTTGACCGCCGCCAACCCCGGCCGCCACGGCGTCTACGGCTTCGTCGGCATCGACCCGGCCAGCTATCGCCTGGGGCCCGTGGACGCCTCGGCCATTGCCGCGCCCACCCTCATGAGCCGTGCAACCGAGGCCGGGCTGGTCGCCAAGCTGGTCAACATCCCCTGCGCCGCGCCGGTTTCGCCGCTGCGCGGAGCCATCATCGCCGGCTTTCCCGAGACCGACCTCGCCCGGGCCGTTTATCCGCCGGAGCTGGCGCAAAATCTGAAACTGGCTGGCTACCGGATCGAGGCCGACACCACCAAGGGCGCGGCCGATTTCGATACCCTTGCCCGAGAGCTGCGGGCCACCCTGGCCTCGCGTCGGGCCGCCCTGGAAATGCTCTGGGCCGGCGGCGACTTCGATCTGTTCATGATCGTTTTGACCGAAACCGACCGGCTGTTCCATTTCTTCTTCCCGGCCGTGGCCCGGCCCGAGCATCGCCTCCACGGCCCGGCCCTGGATCTTCTGGCCGACTGGGACAAGCTGATCGGCCTGGTCCTGGACCGCTACGAGGCCCTGCCCGGACCCAAGCGCTTTTTCGCCCTGGCCGACCACGGATTTACTGAACTCGAAACCGAGTTCGACCTCAACGTCTGGCTGGCCGGCAAGGGGTTACTTCGCCTCGAACCCGGGGCCACCGGCGAATACGACGCCCGCATCGTGCCCCACCACACCGCCGCCTTTGCCCTGGACCCGGGGCGGGTCTACATCAATATCAAAGAGCGCTTCGCCCGGGGCGTCTTCCACGAGCACGTGGCCGAAAAGCTGGCCGAGGACCTGCGCGGCGAACTGTTGGCCATCGTCCACGACGGCCGGCCGCTTATGGAGGCCGTGCACCTGCGCGGCGAGATCTATGCCGGCCCGCAAGTCCGCCGCGCCCCGGACGTCGTGTGCGTGCCCCGGGCGGGGGTGAGCCTCACGGCCAAATTCAACCGCACCGAGCTGACCGGCAACTTTGGCCGGTTTGGCTGCCACAGCCCGCACGACGCGCTGTGGTGCGACTCCGAAGGCTCCCGCCCGGAGCGCACCTCCGACGCCGGGGCCGTGGTCGCCGCCTCCCTTGGTCTGCCCGAACCCAAAGAGTTTCCATGGATTTCGCCCGCGAACTGA
- a CDS encoding ATP-dependent helicase encodes MDFARELNPAQLEAVSTTEGPVLVIAGAGSGKTRTVVYRLAHLVLKGVEPASILLLTFTRKAAQEMLTRAGLLLALSAQGISGVAGGTFHAFAFAALRRYSEAAGFPTGFTCLDAADCEDILGQCKDRLGLGKGDRSFPRKSAILGLLSKARNKELEVGDVIAREAFHLLPYAEAITSLGQAYGAFKAEHNLLDYDDLLFTLERLLADPAGPGALIRARHSHVMVDEYQDTNKVQARLTRLLAPEGGNVMAVGDDAQSIYAFRGASVDNILDFPSLFPGTKLIKLERNYRSTQPILNLTNAVLAGAGRKFEKHLFTTREDGPQPQCMRPFSDLTQASMVAAKVKELSATFPLHEIAVLFRAGYQSYALEVELGKAGIPFQKYGGQKFSEAAHIKDVLAYLRLARNTADFPAWSRVLAFVPGIGPKTATRVFEAIRAGDRAMLGKMAAKSGEFKALIEFLDALRALPPSPQELLAKVIEAYAPLLAEKYPDDYPRRQAGLDQLEQIAAAYADLDAFLADLVLENPDEDRKKAREGHLVLSTVHSSKGLEWSAVLIIDLVDERFPSRHALSRAEDLEEERRLLYVACTRARDYLGLFAPETLYQRQGGGCAPAMPSIFLRELPQGLLAERRERLGGSGAASFACPAPTAAGGTPAFTRQPVRRATSAPLSARLPAREDAPAPRPAPDPSTLGYCRHKIFGRGKVIGVLDDGKYRVNFPNFGPKVILAAFLEMEGAASPEA; translated from the coding sequence ATGGATTTCGCCCGCGAACTGAACCCGGCCCAGCTTGAGGCCGTCAGCACCACCGAAGGGCCGGTCCTGGTCATCGCCGGCGCCGGCAGCGGCAAGACCCGCACCGTCGTCTACCGTCTGGCCCATCTGGTGCTCAAGGGCGTGGAGCCGGCCTCCATCCTGCTTTTGACCTTCACCCGCAAGGCCGCCCAGGAGATGCTCACCCGGGCCGGACTGCTGCTGGCCCTTAGCGCGCAAGGCATCTCGGGCGTGGCCGGCGGCACCTTCCATGCCTTCGCCTTTGCCGCGCTGCGCCGCTACAGCGAGGCGGCCGGTTTTCCCACAGGATTCACCTGCCTCGACGCCGCCGACTGCGAGGACATCCTGGGGCAGTGCAAGGACCGGCTGGGCCTGGGCAAGGGCGACCGGTCGTTTCCCCGCAAATCGGCCATCCTGGGACTGCTCTCCAAGGCCCGCAACAAGGAACTGGAAGTCGGCGACGTCATCGCCCGGGAAGCCTTCCACCTGCTGCCCTATGCCGAGGCCATAACGAGCCTTGGCCAAGCCTACGGCGCGTTCAAGGCCGAGCACAATCTCCTCGACTACGACGATCTGCTCTTCACCCTGGAGCGGCTCCTGGCCGACCCCGCCGGTCCCGGCGCGCTCATTCGCGCCCGCCACAGCCATGTCATGGTCGACGAATACCAGGACACCAACAAGGTCCAGGCCAGGCTCACGCGCCTTCTTGCCCCGGAAGGCGGCAACGTCATGGCCGTTGGCGACGACGCCCAGTCCATCTACGCCTTTCGCGGCGCGTCGGTGGACAACATCCTGGATTTCCCGAGCCTGTTCCCGGGCACCAAGCTCATCAAGCTCGAACGCAACTACCGCTCCACCCAGCCTATCCTCAACCTCACCAACGCCGTGCTGGCCGGAGCCGGACGCAAGTTCGAGAAACATCTCTTCACCACCCGCGAGGACGGCCCCCAGCCCCAGTGCATGCGGCCCTTTTCCGACCTCACCCAGGCGTCCATGGTGGCGGCCAAGGTCAAGGAACTCTCGGCCACCTTCCCGCTGCATGAAATCGCCGTGCTGTTTCGGGCCGGCTACCAGTCCTATGCCCTGGAAGTGGAGCTCGGCAAAGCCGGCATCCCCTTCCAGAAGTACGGCGGCCAGAAATTCTCCGAGGCCGCCCACATCAAGGACGTGCTGGCCTACCTGCGCCTAGCCCGCAACACGGCCGATTTTCCGGCCTGGTCCCGGGTGCTGGCCTTCGTGCCGGGCATCGGCCCCAAAACGGCCACCAGGGTCTTCGAGGCCATCCGGGCCGGCGACCGGGCGATGCTTGGCAAGATGGCGGCCAAGTCGGGCGAATTCAAGGCGCTGATCGAATTCCTCGACGCCCTGCGCGCCCTGCCGCCCTCGCCCCAGGAGCTGCTCGCCAAGGTCATCGAGGCCTATGCCCCGCTTTTGGCCGAAAAATACCCCGACGACTATCCGCGCCGCCAGGCCGGCCTGGACCAGCTCGAACAGATCGCCGCCGCCTACGCCGACCTCGACGCCTTCCTGGCCGATCTGGTCCTGGAAAACCCGGACGAGGACCGCAAAAAGGCTCGCGAAGGCCATCTGGTGCTGTCCACGGTCCATTCCTCCAAGGGCCTGGAGTGGTCGGCCGTGCTCATCATCGATCTGGTGGACGAACGCTTCCCCTCGCGCCATGCCCTGTCCCGGGCCGAGGATCTGGAAGAGGAACGCCGGCTGCTCTACGTGGCCTGTACCCGCGCCCGGGACTATCTCGGGCTTTTCGCCCCGGAAACGCTCTACCAGCGCCAGGGCGGCGGCTGCGCCCCGGCCATGCCGAGCATTTTCTTGCGCGAACTGCCCCAGGGCCTTTTGGCCGAGCGCCGCGAACGCCTGGGCGGCTCCGGCGCGGCCAGCTTCGCCTGTCCCGCGCCCACGGCCGCCGGGGGGACTCCGGCCTTTACCCGCCAGCCCGTGCGCCGGGCCACCTCGGCCCCGCTCTCGGCCCGGCTGCCGGCCCGGGAGGACGCCCCGGCCCCGCGCCCGGCCCCGGACCCGTCGACCCTGGGCTACTGCCGCCACAAGATCTTCGGGCGCGGCAAGGTCATCGGCGTCCTGGACGACGGCAAATACCGGGTCAATTTTCCCAATTTCGGCCCCAAGGTGATCCTGGCCGCTTTTCTGGAAATGGAGGGAGCCGCCTCGCCCGAGGCCTGA